A part of Capsicum annuum cultivar UCD-10X-F1 chromosome 6, UCD10Xv1.1, whole genome shotgun sequence genomic DNA contains:
- the LOC107873003 gene encoding NAC domain-containing protein 2: protein MTGADLQFPPGFRFHPTDEELVIHYLCRKCTSQPIAVPIVAEIDLYKFDPWDLPELALYGEKEWYFFSPRDRKYPNGSRPNRAAGTGYWKATGADKPIGNPKAVGIKKALVFYAGKAPKGEKTNWIMHEYRLADVDRSARKNNNSLRLDDWVLCRIYNKKGSIEKHRKMNTSYMDTVESPEDKKPEILPPLPPQPPQQLHNDYFYLPSDSVPKIHSDSSCSEHVLSPDFTCEKEVQSEPKLTDWEKITIDLPFNYMDATTGATTVDNSLLGSQFQSSYQMSPLQDMFMHLLKPL, encoded by the exons atgaCAGGAGCAGATTTGCAATTCCCTCCAGGCTTCAGATTTCATCCGACTGATGAAGAGCTTGTTATACACTATTTATGCCGAAAATGCACCTCTCAGCCAATTGCTGTACCAATTGTAGCTGAAATTGACCTCTACAAGTTTGACCCTTGGGATCTTCCTG AATTGGCATTGTACGGGGAGAAAGAGTGGTACTTCTTTTCACCTCGAGATCGGAAGTATCCGAATGGCTCACGCCCAAATCGAGCGGCTGGAACTGGATACTGGAAGGCAACAGGTGCAGATAAGCCGATTGGAAATCCAAAGGCCGTGGGAATTAAGAAAGCATTGGTGTTTTATGCTGGTAAGGCACCTAAAGGAGAGAAGACTAATTGGATCATGCATGAATACAGGCTTGCTGATGTTGATCGATCTGCTCGTAAGAACAACAATAGCTTAAGG TTGGATGATTGGGTTTTATGCCGAATATACAACAAAAAAGGATCGATTGAAAAGCATCGGAAAATGAACACTAGCTATATGGATACAGTTGAATCACCGGAGGATAAAAAACCAGAGATTCTACCCCCTCTACCACCACAACCACCACAGCAACTGCACAACGATTACTTCTACCTGCCTTCAGATTCAGTTCCAAAGATCCACTCTGATTCAAGCTGTTCGGAGCACGTACTTTCACCAGATTTTACATGTGAGAAGGAAGTACAAAGCGAGCCAAAGCTAACTGACTGGGAGAAAATCACCATTGATCTTCCATTTAATTACATGGATGCCACTACTGGTGCAACAACAGTGGATAATAGCTTGTTAGGTTCACAGTTTCAGAGCAGTTATCAGATGTCGCCATTGCAGGATATGTTCATGCACCTTCTCAAGCCTCTTTAA